GGTAGGGCCTCAGCAACCGCCTCGACGGTCTTGGTGACATCGGTTTCGGTGTGTGCCGCCGAGGTGACGAAGGACTGACCGAGGACGCCGCGCCGCAACAGCTCCTGCAGGAACAACGTCCGATAGGCCTGCGACGGCTTGAGTTCGGCGTCGCGTGTGACGAACACCAGGCACGAGGCCCTGCCGATCACCTCCACATGCTCCGACAGCCCGTGCTGCGCGGCGACGGCGCGGACACCGTCTGCGAGCAACCGGCCGGCGTGCTCCATCCGCGCGATCGGATCGTCGTGCCGGTACGCGTCGACCACGGCGCGAAACGCCGCAAGCGACGCGGTCTCGGGTCCATGTGTCGACGACAGGAGGAACACCCGGTCACGATCGGTGCGTAAACCCCCGAGTTCCATGTACTCGCGCCGACCGGCCAGCGCCGCCAGCGGAAAGCCGTTGCCCATGGCCTTACCCCAGCACGAGAGGTCCGGTATCACCGAGTACACCGACTGTGCACCACCGACCGACCACCGGAACCCCGTGATCATCTCGTCGAACACCAGGAGTGTCCCTGTGCTGTCGCACAGGGCGCGGACGCCTTCCAGATAGCCGGGGTTCGGCTCGGCGGTGGCTGTCGCGGCCTCCATCACGACGCACGCCACGTCACCGACGTCAAGGATCTCGGCGAGCGACCGAAGATCGTTGTAGGGAAAGCGGACCGTGTCCCGACGCACGTCGTCGGGTATGCCGTCGGCCATCGGCGTGGTCCCGATGAACCAGTCGTCCGTCGAGAAGAACGGCTGCTCGCACACCGCGATGCGACGACGGCCGGTGGCCGCACGCGCCAGCTTGACGGCGGCCGTCGTCACGTCCGATCCGTTCTTGGCGAATTTCACCATGTCCGCACCCGGGACCAGCCGGAGGAACTCTTCGGCGGCAGTCAATTCGTGGATGGTCGGTCTGCTGAAGTTGGTTCCATCCCCCACCGCTTCGCGCACCGCAGCGACCACAGGCGGATAGGCGTGTCCGAGGGTGACCGAGCGCAGACCCATCCCGTATTCGACGAATTCGTTGCCGTCGACATCCCATACGCGAGATCCGCGGCCGCGCACCAGGATGGGTGCCATGTACTCCGGATACTGATCCGCGCCTCGC
This genomic window from Mycolicibacterium goodii contains:
- a CDS encoding glutamate-1-semialdehyde 2,1-aminomutase; its protein translation is MRTDRGCDEHIRSFAQSNQLQARLHDVVPGGSHTYARGADQYPEYMAPILVRGRGSRVWDVDGNEFVEYGMGLRSVTLGHAYPPVVAAVREAVGDGTNFSRPTIHELTAAEEFLRLVPGADMVKFAKNGSDVTTAAVKLARAATGRRRIAVCEQPFFSTDDWFIGTTPMADGIPDDVRRDTVRFPYNDLRSLAEILDVGDVACVVMEAATATAEPNPGYLEGVRALCDSTGTLLVFDEMITGFRWSVGGAQSVYSVIPDLSCWGKAMGNGFPLAALAGRREYMELGGLRTDRDRVFLLSSTHGPETASLAAFRAVVDAYRHDDPIARMEHAGRLLADGVRAVAAQHGLSEHVEVIGRASCLVFVTRDAELKPSQAYRTLFLQELLRRGVLGQSFVTSAAHTETDVTKTVEAVAEALPIYRQAIDRGSVDGLLQGRPVAPAIRRTAAPRRLH